The Zonotrichia leucophrys gambelii isolate GWCS_2022_RI chromosome 23, RI_Zleu_2.0, whole genome shotgun sequence genome includes a region encoding these proteins:
- the PPT1 gene encoding palmitoyl-protein thioesterase 1, which produces MAALRAAVPVLALLGLCPGPAAAAAPLVIWHGMGDSCCNPVSMGYIKKLVEKKIPGIYVLSLKIGSSLIQDMENSFFMNVNEQVSEVCRQLAQDPQLQRGYNAMGFSQGGQFLRAVAQRCPTPPMLSLISVGGQHQGVYGFPRCPGESSHLCDWIRRTLDLGAYSKAVQEHLVQAEYWHDPLKEEEYRKNSIFLADINQERGINETYKKNLMALKKFVMVKFLNDTMVDPPISEWFGFYKSGQAKETIPLQETSLYKEDRLGLQQMDKAGKLVFLGVQGDHLHFSEEWFDSTILPFLQ; this is translated from the exons atggcggcgctCAGGGCAGCGGTGCCGGTGCTGGCGCTGCTCGGGCTGTGCccgggccccgcggccgccgccgcgcccctGGTGATCTGGCACGGCATGG GAGACAGCTGCTGCAATCCGGTGAGCATGGGCTACATCAAAAAGctggtggagaaaaaaatccccggGATTTACGTCCTGTCGCTCAAGATCGGGAGCAGCCTGATCCAG GACATGGAGAACAGCTTCTTCATGAACGTCAACGAGCAGGTGAGCGAGGTGTGCAGGCAGCTGGCCCAGGACCCGCAGCTCCAGCGCGGCTACAACGCCATGGGCTTCTCCCAGGGAGGCCAGTTCCT GAGGGCCGTGGCCCAGAGGTGCCCTACTCCTCCCATGCTCAGCCTCATCTCCGTTGGAGGACAGCACCAAG ggGTTTATGGATTCCCTCGCTGCCCTGGCGAGAGCTCCCACCTGTGTGACTGGATCCGCAGAACCCTGGACCTGGGGGCCTACAGCaaggcagtgcaggagca cttgGTGCAGGCAGAGTATTGGCATGACCCGCTGAAGGAGGAGGAGTAcaggaaaaacagcattttcctggCTGACATCAACCAGGAGAGG GGCATCAATGAGACCTACAAGAAGAacctgatggctctgaagaagTTTGTGATGGTGAAATTCCTCAATGATACCATGGTGGACCCTCCAATCTCtgag tggtttgggttttaCAAAAGTGGCCAAGCCAAGGAGACCATCCCACTGCAGGAGACCTCGCTGTACAAAGAG GATcgcctggggctgcagcagatgGACAAGGCAGGGAAGTTGGTGttcctgggggtgcagggggatcACCTGCACTTCTCAGAAGAGTGGTTTGACAGCACCATCCTCCCCTTCCTGCAGtga
- the CAP1 gene encoding adenylyl cyclase-associated protein 1 isoform X1 has translation MRLWTAADMERLVERLEKAVERLENVCQGPGMCGDVSAKGVAQYVQAFDALLAGPVAEYTKISREVGGDVQKHAEMVHAGLMSERALLVVASQHQQPAENAFSELLKPISEQIQAVQNFREKNRGSKLFNHLSAVSESIPALGWVAMAPKPGPYVKEMTDAAMFYTNRILKEYKDVDKKQVDWVKAYLSIWTELQAYIKEYHTTGLTWSKTGPVATAGAKAAPAPPAGPAPPPPGPPPPPAPVSSSTDDSASRSALFAQINRGEGITSGLRHVSDDMKTHKNPALKNQGGPVRSGPKPFTAPKPACNANPSPKAPPLLELEGKKWRVENQENATNLVISDTELKQVAYVFKCTNSTLQIKGKINSITLDNCKKLGLVFDDVVGIVEIINSRDVKVQVMGKVPTISINKTDGCHVYLSKSSLDCEIVSAKSSEMNVLIPTDGGDFTEFPVPEQFKTVWNGQKLVTTVTEIAG, from the exons ATGAG GTTGTGGACAGCAGCAGACATGGAGAGGCTGGTGGAGCGCCTGGAGAAGGCTGTGGAGCGCCTGGAGAACGTGTGCCAAGGCCCTGGCATGTGTGGAGATGTCTCTGCCAAAG GAGTGGCTCAGTACGTGCAGGCTTTCGATGCCCTGCTGGCCGGGCCCGTGGCTGAGTACACCAAGATCAGCAGAGAAGTCGGTGGGGATGTGCAGAAGCAC GCTGAGATGGTCCATGCAGGCCTGATGAGCGAGAGGGCTCTTCTGGTGGTGGCATCTCAGCatcagcagccagcagag AACGCCTTCTCAGAGCTCCTCAAGCCCATCTCGGAGCAGATCCAGGCTGTGCAGAACTTCAGGGAGAAGAACCGTGGCAGCAAACTCTTCAACCACTTGTCAGCAGTCAGTGagagcatcccagccctgggctgggtggcCATG GCTCCAAAGCCTGGTCCTTACGTGAAGGAGATGACTGATGCTGCCATGTTTTACACCAACAGGATCCTCAAGGAGTACAAGGATGT AGATAAAAAACAAGTGGACTGGGTGAAAGCTTACCTGAGCAtctggacagagctgcaggccTACATCAAGGAGTACCACACCACAGGGCTGACCTGGAGCAAAACa GGTCCCGTGGCCACAGCAGGGGccaaagcagcccctgcccccccGGCTGGGCCTGCACCCCCACCTCCAGggcctccccctcctcctgcccccgTGAGCTCCAGCACGGACGACTCGGCCTCGCGCTCGGCGCTGTTCGCGCAGATCAACCGGGGAGAAGGGATCACCTCGG GCTTGAGGCACGTCTCAGATGACATGAAAACCCACAAGAACCCAGCCCTGAAGAACCAGGGGGGCCCCGTGAGAAGCGGCCCCAAACCTTTCACTGCTCCCAAACCTGCCTGTAATGCTAACCCCTCCCCAAAGGCGCCTCCTTTGCTAGAATTAGAAGGCAAAAAGTGGAGAGTG GAAAACCAGGAGAATGCCACTAACCTGGTGATCAGTGACACAGAACTGAAGCAGGTAGCTTATGTTTTCAAGTGCACAAACAGCACACTCCAAATCAAAGGCAAGATCAACTCCATCACCCTGG ACAACTGCAAGAAGCTGGGTCTGGTGTTTGATGACGTGGTGGGCATTGTGGAGATCATCAACAGCAGGGATGTCAAAGTTCAG GTCATGGGTAAAGTGCCAACGATTTCCATCAACAAGACAGATGGGTGCCACGTGTACCTGAGCAAGAGCTCCCTCGACTGCGAGATCGTCAGTGCCAAGTCCTCGGAGATGAACGTGCTCATCCCCACCGACGGGGGGGACTTT ACTGAATTCCCTGTCCCAGAACAGTTCAAGACAGTGTGGAACGGTCAGAAGTTGGTCACCACTGTGACAGAAATTGCTGGCTAA
- the CAP1 gene encoding adenylyl cyclase-associated protein 1 isoform X2, producing the protein MERLVERLEKAVERLENVCQGPGMCGDVSAKGVAQYVQAFDALLAGPVAEYTKISREVGGDVQKHAEMVHAGLMSERALLVVASQHQQPAENAFSELLKPISEQIQAVQNFREKNRGSKLFNHLSAVSESIPALGWVAMAPKPGPYVKEMTDAAMFYTNRILKEYKDVDKKQVDWVKAYLSIWTELQAYIKEYHTTGLTWSKTGPVATAGAKAAPAPPAGPAPPPPGPPPPPAPVSSSTDDSASRSALFAQINRGEGITSGLRHVSDDMKTHKNPALKNQGGPVRSGPKPFTAPKPACNANPSPKAPPLLELEGKKWRVENQENATNLVISDTELKQVAYVFKCTNSTLQIKGKINSITLDNCKKLGLVFDDVVGIVEIINSRDVKVQVMGKVPTISINKTDGCHVYLSKSSLDCEIVSAKSSEMNVLIPTDGGDFTEFPVPEQFKTVWNGQKLVTTVTEIAG; encoded by the exons ATGGAGAGGCTGGTGGAGCGCCTGGAGAAGGCTGTGGAGCGCCTGGAGAACGTGTGCCAAGGCCCTGGCATGTGTGGAGATGTCTCTGCCAAAG GAGTGGCTCAGTACGTGCAGGCTTTCGATGCCCTGCTGGCCGGGCCCGTGGCTGAGTACACCAAGATCAGCAGAGAAGTCGGTGGGGATGTGCAGAAGCAC GCTGAGATGGTCCATGCAGGCCTGATGAGCGAGAGGGCTCTTCTGGTGGTGGCATCTCAGCatcagcagccagcagag AACGCCTTCTCAGAGCTCCTCAAGCCCATCTCGGAGCAGATCCAGGCTGTGCAGAACTTCAGGGAGAAGAACCGTGGCAGCAAACTCTTCAACCACTTGTCAGCAGTCAGTGagagcatcccagccctgggctgggtggcCATG GCTCCAAAGCCTGGTCCTTACGTGAAGGAGATGACTGATGCTGCCATGTTTTACACCAACAGGATCCTCAAGGAGTACAAGGATGT AGATAAAAAACAAGTGGACTGGGTGAAAGCTTACCTGAGCAtctggacagagctgcaggccTACATCAAGGAGTACCACACCACAGGGCTGACCTGGAGCAAAACa GGTCCCGTGGCCACAGCAGGGGccaaagcagcccctgcccccccGGCTGGGCCTGCACCCCCACCTCCAGggcctccccctcctcctgcccccgTGAGCTCCAGCACGGACGACTCGGCCTCGCGCTCGGCGCTGTTCGCGCAGATCAACCGGGGAGAAGGGATCACCTCGG GCTTGAGGCACGTCTCAGATGACATGAAAACCCACAAGAACCCAGCCCTGAAGAACCAGGGGGGCCCCGTGAGAAGCGGCCCCAAACCTTTCACTGCTCCCAAACCTGCCTGTAATGCTAACCCCTCCCCAAAGGCGCCTCCTTTGCTAGAATTAGAAGGCAAAAAGTGGAGAGTG GAAAACCAGGAGAATGCCACTAACCTGGTGATCAGTGACACAGAACTGAAGCAGGTAGCTTATGTTTTCAAGTGCACAAACAGCACACTCCAAATCAAAGGCAAGATCAACTCCATCACCCTGG ACAACTGCAAGAAGCTGGGTCTGGTGTTTGATGACGTGGTGGGCATTGTGGAGATCATCAACAGCAGGGATGTCAAAGTTCAG GTCATGGGTAAAGTGCCAACGATTTCCATCAACAAGACAGATGGGTGCCACGTGTACCTGAGCAAGAGCTCCCTCGACTGCGAGATCGTCAGTGCCAAGTCCTCGGAGATGAACGTGCTCATCCCCACCGACGGGGGGGACTTT ACTGAATTCCCTGTCCCAGAACAGTTCAAGACAGTGTGGAACGGTCAGAAGTTGGTCACCACTGTGACAGAAATTGCTGGCTAA